From Bacteroidota bacterium, one genomic window encodes:
- a CDS encoding DUF1501 domain-containing protein — protein MRNSAFKDRTGSRLQDGKAHSDDHRNWSRRDFLGALGASAGGTMMLGGAAIRPLGGTMYSELLQSSTDRVLVLIQLNGGNDGLNTLIPVEDDTYYQLRPNVSVAKSEALLINNEMGFHPSFEKILPLYNEGQMAILQNVGYPEQDFSHFRSTDIWMSGSEPATYWNTGWIGRSMQLESGEDVKTLEYPLAVQLGSESPLLIKGEDRSMGMSVNNPDTFERLAATGKVFDEDNVQATRAGEEISFVRSVANDAFRYAGAIQEAANAGRNGVNYPNNNYLAHNLSIVARLIKGNLGSRIYHVCLGGFDTHADQVGQHAMLLRYLSEAVAAFQADLADGGWQDRVLTMTFSEFGRRVDENGSRGTDHGSAAPLFLFGPTVAGGLYGSRFNLTDLDMYGNLRSEFNFRNVYATVLQDWFGFSPSASQQVMGEAYSSLGFVARPIATTNERPQPETGFALHTNYPNPFIGQTNLSFTLPASVSVRLRVFDAQGRHVHTVVDGVLGAGRHEIPFRANGLPSGRYFYRLESPNAGTKVGTMTLLR, from the coding sequence ATGAGAAATTCAGCATTTAAAGATAGAACAGGCAGCCGTTTACAGGATGGGAAAGCCCACAGCGATGACCATCGGAATTGGTCGCGGCGCGACTTTTTGGGTGCGCTAGGCGCTTCTGCCGGCGGGACAATGATGCTTGGCGGTGCTGCAATTCGCCCCCTGGGCGGGACCATGTATTCCGAGTTACTCCAGTCTTCCACTGACCGTGTGTTGGTGCTCATCCAACTCAACGGCGGCAACGACGGCTTGAACACGCTTATCCCTGTTGAAGACGACACGTATTATCAGCTTCGTCCCAATGTATCTGTGGCGAAGTCCGAAGCGCTGTTAATCAATAACGAGATGGGTTTTCACCCTTCTTTTGAAAAGATCTTGCCATTGTATAACGAAGGCCAGATGGCAATTCTACAAAATGTGGGATACCCCGAACAGGACTTCTCGCATTTTCGCTCGACTGACATCTGGATGTCTGGGAGCGAGCCGGCTACGTACTGGAATACCGGTTGGATTGGCCGGTCGATGCAATTGGAGTCTGGGGAGGATGTGAAAACGCTTGAATACCCGCTCGCTGTACAACTAGGGTCGGAGTCTCCATTGTTGATCAAGGGCGAAGATCGGAGCATGGGCATGTCTGTCAACAACCCGGATACGTTTGAACGCCTGGCGGCAACGGGTAAGGTTTTCGACGAAGACAATGTGCAGGCTACACGCGCCGGCGAAGAGATCTCTTTTGTGCGGTCTGTTGCCAACGATGCCTTCCGGTATGCCGGCGCCATTCAAGAGGCAGCCAACGCTGGTCGCAACGGAGTCAATTATCCCAATAATAATTACCTCGCACACAACCTATCTATTGTTGCCCGGCTTATTAAAGGTAATCTGGGATCTCGGATTTACCACGTATGCCTGGGCGGGTTTGACACACACGCTGACCAGGTCGGCCAACACGCAATGCTCTTGCGCTACCTTTCGGAAGCCGTTGCTGCTTTTCAGGCAGATCTGGCGGATGGCGGATGGCAGGATCGCGTGTTGACTATGACGTTTTCAGAATTTGGCAGGCGCGTGGACGAAAATGGTTCTCGTGGCACCGATCATGGTTCTGCCGCACCACTCTTCCTGTTTGGCCCTACAGTGGCTGGCGGCCTCTATGGTTCACGGTTCAATCTGACCGACCTTGACATGTACGGTAACTTGCGATCGGAATTCAACTTCAGGAATGTATATGCCACCGTATTGCAAGACTGGTTTGGCTTTTCCCCTTCAGCCAGCCAGCAGGTAATGGGGGAGGCGTACAGCAGCCTTGGTTTTGTGGCGCGTCCGATTGCAACCACTAACGAGCGACCACAGCCTGAAACGGGTTTTGCGTTGCATACAAATTATCCGAATCCGTTTATCGGGCAAACCAACTTGTCGTTCACTTTACCGGCTTCCGTTTCTGTTCGGCTACGTGTCTTTGATGCGCAAGGGCGCCACGTGCATACCGTTGTGGATGGTGTGCTTGGAGCCGGCCGGCACGAAATACCCTTCCGGGCCAATGGCTTGCCGAGTGGACGCTACTTCTACCGCCTTGAATCACCAAATGCCGGTACAAAGGTTGGCACCATGACCTTACTCAGATAA